Proteins encoded together in one Monomorium pharaonis isolate MP-MQ-018 chromosome 8, ASM1337386v2, whole genome shotgun sequence window:
- the LOC105834219 gene encoding protein-L-isoaspartate(D-aspartate) O-methyltransferase, with translation MAWHCNGTTNQEMVAKLKEAGILTTDRAEVAMLTVDRAKYCQEPDPYLDRPRRIGYNVTISAPHMHAYALSILSDQLFDGAKALDVGSGSGYLSACMAYMIGTRGHVVGIEHIPELIELSTRNVREDNPHFLKEGRIKFVVGDGRLGYAADGPYHAIHVGAAAETLPQTLIDQLAPGGRLICPVVAIEGFQRFQDLLQVDKNTDGTITKKKLMQVSYVPLTDPTTQLRN, from the exons ATGGCATGGCACTGCAACGGCACTACGAACCAAGAGATGGTGGCGAAGCTGAAAG AGGCTGGTATCCTAACGACGGACAGGGCAGAGGTGGCTATGCTCACTGTCGACAGAGCCAAGTACTGTCAAGAGCCAGACCCTTATCTCGATCGTCCTAGGAGGATCGGTTACAACGTGACCATCAGCGCACCGCATatg CACGCGTACGCATTGTCTATTCTCTCCGATCAGCTCTTTGATGGCGCCAAGGCACTCGACGTCGGTTCAGGTTCCGGCTATCTGTCCGCCTGCATGGCGTACATGATAGGCACGCGCGGACACGTAGTAGGCATCGAGCATATTCCCGAACTCATAGAACTCTCCACCAGAAACGTGCGCGAAGACAATCCGCACTTCCTCAAAGAGGGCCGCATCAAATTTGTGG TGGGAGACGGCAGATTGGGATACGCTGCTGACGGTCCTTACCACGCTATACACGTTGGAGCAGCGGCCGAAACTTTACCGCAAACG TTGATAGACCAATTGGCTCCCGGAGGTCGACTGATCTGCCCGGTCGTGGCCATAGAAGGTTTCCAGAGGTTCCAAGATCTGCTGCAAGTGGACAAGAACACGGACGGCACGATCACGAAGAAGAAACTGATGCAAGTCTCTTACGTTCCTCTCACGGATCCTACTACTCAATTACGTAATTAG
- the LOC105834218 gene encoding protein-L-isoaspartate(D-aspartate) O-methyltransferase, with product MSLVTHPILAATHLVKIRSRVVKYICATLAILSPVTLARDMAMNGRYRGRNNQELVQHLRRSRIIKSDKVFEVMSSVDRGNYTDPSHAYVDAPQGIGYGVTISAPHMHAYALELLEEKLRNGKRALDVGSGSGYLTACMALMMEDPQGLAIGIEHIPELRTMAEKNIRRDHPELLIEGRVELVVGDGRLGYSSHGPYDAIHVGAAAEETPQSLIDQLALGGRLVVPIGPESSGQTLVQIDKTLDGTIKKRSLVGVAFVPLTDKERQYRRS from the exons ATGTCTCTCGTCACACACCCCATATTGGCCGCCACGCATCTCGTCAAAATTCGGTCCCGCGTTGTCAAGTATATCTGCGCGACACTCGCGATCCTGTCGCCCGTAACTCTTGCCCGGGACATGGCCATGAATGGGCGTTATCGCGGCAGGAATAATCAGGAGCTCGTGCAACATCTACGAC ggTCCAGGATAATTAAATCTGACAAAGTATTTGAAGTAATGAGTTCTGTGGACAGAGGAAACTACACTGATCCCAGCCATGCTTACGTAGATGCACCACAAGGGATTGGTTACGGCGTCACCATCAGTGCTCCTCACATG CATGCGTATGCCCTGGAATTGCTTGAAGAAAAATTGCGTAATGGCAAAAGAGCATTGGACGTCGGTTCTGGATCAGGATACCTAACGGCATGCATGGCTCTTATGATGGAGGATCCACAAGGATTAGCCATTGGCATCGAACATATTCCGGAGCTTCGAACGATGGCCGAGAAGAATATTCGACGTGACCACCCAGAACTTTTGATCGAAGGACGCGTGGAATTGGTtg TTGGTGATGGAAGATTGGGATACTCCAGTCATGGACCATACGATGCCATTCACGTAGGAGCAGCTGCCGAGGAAACGCCGCAATCG TTAATAGATCAATTGGCACTTGGTGGACGCTTAGTTGTACCCATCGGTCCAGAAAGTTCAGGTCAAACCTTAGTACAAATTGACAAGACTCTAGATGGTACAATCAAAAAGCGATCCTTGGTAGGCGTGGCATTTGTTCCTCTCACCGACAAAGAGCGACAATATCGTCGTTCCTGA
- the LOC105834216 gene encoding equilibrative nucleoside transporter 1 produces the protein MYSINRKPLLGSVTDSEFEDDLETEVEDPSVTIPDEKPFFKPYEPHDKYNLAYIVFYLLGINTLIPWSFFITADDYWMYKFREIHNNSTNLTHTYAELLEQKTDLQASFTSYLNVASALPSTLFLIINTFISKRVSLTVRMVGSQCTILLLFILTTTFVKMDTDKWQHIFLIITLTTVALVNAASAIFGGSLMGIVGKFSPKYITAMSGGQALGGIFTALAEICSLWIGASPILSGLVYFIIGDTVLLLSLLAYILLERAPFFKHHMIEKVPNSLESDYSINREVSFSARPSVSYKRIIKRIWHYGISIFLVFFISLAIYPAVTVLVESEHKGKGNAWNDIYFVPVVTYLIFSMGDYAGRVLCGILQWPKSKPWLVMFMSITRGIFIPVFMFCNAQPRHHLPVYINSDIYYILITIVFAVTNGYLCNLTFILAPTVVDSEEKEVASAMMGAFLGIGVASGASLSLYMVKAL, from the exons ATGTACTCCATCAATAGAAAACCTTTATTGGGAAGCGTGACTGATAGCGAATTCGAGGATGATTTGGAAACTGAGGTGGAAGATCCTAGTGTCACTATTCCCGACGAGAAACCGTTTTTTAAGCCATACGAACCACATGACAA atataatcttGCATACATTGTGTTTTACTTACTTGggataaatacattaattccATGGAGTTTTTTCATTACTGCTGATGAT TACTGGATGTATAAATTTAGAGAAATTCATAATAATTCGACGAACCTTACTCATACGTATGCAGAACTGCTTGAACAAAAGACAGATCTTCAAGCTAGTTTTACTTCTTATTTAAACGTGGCTAGTGCATTGCCAAGTActctgtttttaataataaatacatttattagtAAAAG AGTCTCTCTAACTGTAAGAATGGTCGGTTCCCAATGTACAATATTGCTGCTCTTTATCCTGACGACTACATTTGTCAAAATGGATACTGATAAAT GGCAACATATATTCCTAATAATCACTTTAACGACAGTTGCGCTTGTAAATG CTGCGAGCGCAATTTTTGGTGGGAGTTTAATGGGTATAGTGGGCAAGTTTTCGCCAAAATATATAACCGCCATGTCTGGTGGACAAGCCCTTGGTGGGATATTCACGGCCCTAGCGGAAATTTGTTCTCTATGGATAGGTGCTAGCCCAATACTTTCCGGCTTAGTATACTTCATTATCGGTGACACAGTGCTGCTATTATCGTTGCTGGCATACATCCTTTTGGAGAGAGCA CCGTTCTTCAAGCATCACATGATAGAAAAAGTACCTAATTCCTTGGAATCTGATTATTCAATCAATAGAGAGGTCAGCTTCTCGGCACGTCCGAGTGTGTCCTACAAGCGGATTATAAAGAGAATTTGGCATTATGGGATTAGCATATttctagtattttttatatcgttAGCCATCTATCCAGCGGTCACCGTGCTAGTGGAGAGTGAACACAAAGGCAAAGGCAATGCATGGAACG ATATATACTTTGTACCTGTGGTTACATACCTGATCTTTAGTATGGGCGATTATGCAGGGAGAGTATTATGTGGTATCCTCCAATGG CCAAAAAGCAAACCTTGGCTCGTAATGTTCATGAGCATTACTAGAGGTATTTTTATACCTGTGTTTATGTTTTGCAATGCACAACCAAGGCATCATCTAcctgtttatattaatagtgaTATATATTACATCTTGATAACCATCGTGTTCGCCGTAACCAATGGCTATCTCtgtaatttaacgtttattttagCGCCTAC AGTTGTAGACAGTGAGGAAAAAGAAGTCGCATCTGCAATGATGGGTGCCTTCTTGGGTATAGGAGTAGCGTCTGGCGCCTCACTCAGTTTGTACATGGTGAAGGCTCTTTAA
- the LOC105834226 gene encoding DNA replication licensing factor MCM4, with protein sequence MSSPRPPTTPVPQDDARSPINTPNGTPRGTPRRQSQTTPTSRTPPVAGRRIPSVPGTPVVPGTPSVPGTPVIPGTPSIAGTPSVAGTPGIARQGTPRRRFGNNLVDTPLRWGNRQTQETIAPSSEGLSSMPLSSPNRQIQTSPLAAGMSEIELSSPLNYGTPSSLASIRTPRSGVRGTPMQQRPDVQSDRRVRQVNLAEIPENDEERERTSEGENGPQLTIWGTNVVVNQIKQQFRRFITFFIDPEAENDELPENMNLSEPLYLQKLEEIHVLEEPYLNINCAHLEAFNAQLYNQLVLYPQEVVPAFDLTANEIFFEKFPGAALEHSIQVRPYNVTRTTSMRLLNPEDIDRLITITGMVIRTSGIMPEMREAFFKCIVCSFTTTVVIDRGHIAEPTVCTHCNNNFCFSLVHNRSHFTDKQMIKLQESPDDMPAGQTPHTVVLFAHHNLVDAVSPGDRVSVTGIYRAIPIRVNPRQTNVRAIYRTHVDVVHFRKQDSKRLYEQEEGKSHTFPPERVELLKLLSQKEDIYERLARHIAPSIYENEDVKKGILLQLFGGAKKEQNERTKKHFRSEINILLCGDPGTSKSQLLQFVYNLVPRSQYSSGKGSSAVGLTAFVTKDPESRQLVLQTGALVLADNGICCIDEFDKMNDSTRSVLHEVMEQQTLSIAKAGIICQLNARTSILAAANPCESQWNKNKTVIENVMLPHTLMSRFDLIFLMLDPQDEVYDKKLARHLVSLYYKSALEEEDDIVDMSILRDYIAYAKEHVQPVLNEESQQRLIQAYVDMRRVGSGHGQITAYPRQLESLIRLAEAHAKMRFSNVVEIVDVEEAWRLHREALKQSAIDPLSGKIDISILTTGMSLAARKRRQELVEALKKLIKGKEKAPTLNYQKIFTELKESSSTLVTREMFEDALKELQDDGVVIVTGKNTIRVC encoded by the exons ATGTCGAGTCCTAGACCGCCAACTACCCCTGTTCCACAGGATGACGCTCGTTCGCCGATTAACACACCGAATGGCACTCCGAGAGGCACACCGAGGCGACAGTCTCAGACTACCCCGACCTCCAGGACTCCTCCGGTTGCCGGAAGACGAATTCCCAGCGTCCCCGGAACACCTGTCGTTCCTGGAACACCCAGCGTTCCAGGAACACCCGTCATCCCTGGGACACCTAGCATCGCCGGGACACCCAGCGTTGCCGGGACGCCCGGCATCGCCAGACAAG GTACACCTCGGAGGAGATTTGGTAACAATCTGGTGGACACTCCATTACGATGGGGCAATCGTCAAACGCAGGAGACTATTGCACCGTCCTCGGAGGGCTTATCCTCCATGCCACTGTCTTCTCCGAATCGACAGATACAGACGAGCCCTCTTGCTGCAGGTATGAGTGAGATAGAACTGTCCTCACCACTGAATTATGGAACTCCCAGCTCTTTGGCATCAATTCGTACTCCTCGCAGTGGCGTCAGGGGTACACCTATGCAACAAAGACCAGACGTTCAGTCTGACAGGCGTGTACGCCAAGTTAATCTGGCTGAA ATACCAGAGAATGacgaggaaagagaaagaacatCTGAGGGTGAGAACGGCCCACAATTGACCATCTGGGGCACGAACGTCGTGGTAAATCAAATCAAGCAGCAGTTTAGACGTTTTATCACGTTCTTTATCGATCCAGAAGCAGAGAACGATGAATTACCCGAAAACATGAATTTGTCAGAACCACTTTACTTGCAAAAGCTCGAAGAGATACATGTACTGGAGGAGccttatttgaatataaactGTGCTCATCTCGAGGCGTTTAACGCACAGCTTTACAATCAATTGGTACTGTATCCTCAGGAAGTCGTACCAGCGTTTGACCTGACCGCGAATGAGATATTCTTTGAAAAGTTTCCTGGAGCGGCATTGGAACACTCGATTCAAGTACGTCCGTACAATGTTACGAGAACCACAAGCATGCGCCTCCTGAATCCAGAAGATATAGACCGATTGATCACGATTACCGGAATGGTTATTAGAACATCCGGCATTATGCCGGAAATGCGAGAGGCATTCTTCAAATGCATCGTATGCTCCTTCACGACTACCGTGGTCATCGATCGGGGGCACATAGCCGAGCCCACAGTATGCACACACtgcaataacaatttttgcttcAGTTTAGTACACAATCGTAGTCATTTCACCGATAAGCAAATGATCAAGCTGCAAGAGTCGCCGGACGATATGCCAGCTGGTCAAACCCCTCATACGGTGGTGCTTTTTGCACATCATAATCTAGTTGATGCTGTTTCGCCTGGTGATAGAGTTTCTGTCACCGGTATATATCGCGCAATACCGATACGCGTTAATCCCCGGCAGACCAATGTTCGGGCCATCTACAGAACGCACGTTGACGTTGTTCACTTCAGAAAGCAAGATTCAAAGCg ACTATACGAGCAAGAGGAAGGCAAGAGTCATACGTTTCCACCAGAAAGAgtggaattattaaaattgctgTCGCAAAAGGAGGACATATATGAACGATTAGCGCGACACATTGCTCCCAGCATCTACGAAAACGAAGACGTCAAGAAGGGTATATTGCTACAATTATTTGGCGGGGCGAAAAAAGAACAGAACGAACGGACCAAAAAACATTTCCGATCCGAAATTAACATTCTTCTTTGTGGAGATCCGGGTACAAGTAAATCGCAGCTGCTACAGTTTGTCTACAATTTGGTACCGCGCTCACAATATAGCAGCGGAAAGg GTTCTAGCGCTGTGGGTTTAACTGCCTTTGTAACGAAGGATCCTGAAAGCCGCCAGTTAGTATTGCAAACTGGCGCATTAGTGCTCGCGGACAACGGTATCTGTTGCATCGACGAATTCGACAAAATGAATGATAGCACGCGCTCGGTGCTGCACGAAGTCATGGAGCAGCAAACATTGAGTATTGCGAAAGCCGGTATCATTTGTCAGTTGAACGCAAGAACGAGTATTCTCGCCGCGGCTAATCCTTGCGAGTCGCAATGGAATAAAAACAAGACa gtgATAGAAAACGTTATGTTGCCACATACATTGATGTCACGTTTTGACTTGATCTTTCTCATGTTGGATCCCCAAGACGAAGTATACGACAAAAAACTTGCCAGGCACTTGGTCtcattgtattataaatctgCTTTGGAAGAAGAGGACGATATTGTGGATATGAGTATCCTGCGAGATTACATAGCTTACGCCAAGGAACATGTTCAGCCTGTTCTCAATGAGGAGAGTCAACAAAGGTTGATTCAGGCTTATGTCGATATGCGTAGAGTAGGAAGCGGTCACGGACAAATTACGGCTTATCCAAGGCAATTGGAATCTTTGATAAGACTCGCCGAGGCACACGCTAAAATGCGTTTCAGCAATGTAGTAGAGATTGTAGATGTGGAGGAAGCTTGGAG ATTACATCGTGAAGCACTGAAACAATCCGCCATTGATCCACTTAGCGGCAAAATCGATATTAGTATCCTGACGACCGGTATGTCGTTGGCAGCAAGAAAACGTAGGCAGGAGCTGGTCGAGGCGTTGAAGAAACTTATCAAGGGCAAGGAAAAAGCACCGACATTAAACTACCAGAAAATTTTCACGGAATTGAAAGAATCATCCAGCAcg ttggtAACACGTGAAATGTTCGAAGACGCTTTAAAAGAGCTACAAGATGATGGTGTTGTGATTGTAACCGGCAAAAATACTATTCGTGTTTGTTAG